A region of Candidatus Hydrogenedentota bacterium DNA encodes the following proteins:
- a CDS encoding cytochrome bc complex cytochrome b subunit — protein MGKSSSLERSAQPGCVYGWLDERIGLEEVMALAKEKEVPQHSHSFWYYWGGITLFLFLVQLLTGVLLLVYYQPGANAYDSVRQITYDIDFGWLIRSAHSWSANLMVLAAFVHMFSVFFMKAYRKPREFGWWSGLALLGLTFVFGFSGYLLPFDELSFFATKVGLEIPQTIPGLGPVIVSLVQGGETVSAVTIQRFFALHVVVLPLVFIGILGFHLWLVQKHGNAVPPGEELKPESERRSIPFFPNFFAKDLAMWLIAMNVLAILASMYPWGLGAQADPAAAAPEGIHPEWYFMSQFQVLKLFGRWMPGALGEYAGMALFGVGGLLWALVPFFDKDSKAGLRARAATWFGVLVVMGLIVTTIWGYAEV, from the coding sequence ATGGGCAAATCGTCATCTCTCGAGCGTAGCGCCCAGCCGGGGTGCGTATACGGTTGGCTGGACGAGCGCATCGGCCTCGAAGAGGTGATGGCTCTGGCCAAAGAGAAGGAAGTCCCGCAGCATAGCCACAGCTTCTGGTACTACTGGGGCGGGATAACGCTGTTTCTTTTTCTGGTGCAGCTGCTGACAGGTGTGCTGCTGCTGGTTTACTACCAGCCCGGCGCGAACGCATACGATTCCGTGCGACAAATCACGTACGACATCGATTTTGGCTGGTTGATCCGGTCGGCGCATTCGTGGTCGGCGAATCTCATGGTGCTCGCCGCGTTTGTACACATGTTTTCCGTGTTCTTCATGAAGGCGTACCGTAAACCGCGCGAGTTTGGGTGGTGGAGCGGTTTGGCGCTGCTGGGATTGACCTTTGTCTTTGGGTTCAGCGGGTATTTGCTGCCGTTTGACGAGTTGTCTTTCTTCGCGACGAAAGTTGGTTTGGAGATCCCGCAGACAATTCCCGGGCTAGGGCCTGTCATTGTGTCGCTGGTACAAGGCGGAGAGACGGTCAGCGCAGTGACGATTCAGCGTTTCTTTGCGCTTCACGTGGTTGTGCTGCCCTTGGTCTTTATTGGAATCCTCGGGTTCCATTTGTGGCTTGTTCAGAAACATGGAAATGCAGTACCCCCTGGCGAAGAGTTGAAGCCGGAATCCGAACGCAGAAGCATTCCCTTCTTTCCGAACTTCTTCGCGAAAGATTTGGCGATGTGGCTGATAGCGATGAACGTGTTGGCGATTCTTGCGTCGATGTATCCGTGGGGACTTGGCGCACAAGCGGATCCGGCTGCCGCGGCTCCGGAAGGGATTCATCCGGAGTGGTATTTCATGAGCCAATTCCAAGTGTTGAAGCTTTTCGGACGTTGGATGCCGGGCGCGCTGGGCGAGTACGCCGGGATGGCGTTGTTTGGCGTCGGCGGATTGCTTTGGGCGTTGGTACCGTTTTTTGACAAGGATAGCAAAGCCGGATTGCGCGCCCGCGCCGCCACGTGGTTTGGCGTGCTGGTCGTGATGGGCTTAATCGTAACGACGATTTGGGGCTACGCAGAGGTCTGA
- a CDS encoding Rieske (2Fe-2S) protein codes for MANESQDSNNENAANDSMPRRIFFKAGVGLVGACYAGAIAYPVYRYLSTPARQSAALAAIKEISLPPEKLPAAGTALQFLFGTRPALLIRHEDGTMVCFDAVCTHLGCTVQFQPKEKHIHCACHGGIYDMNTGKNVSGPPPKPLKQYKVEVAADGQIVISRA; via the coding sequence ATGGCGAATGAGAGCCAAGACTCCAACAACGAGAACGCCGCGAATGATTCGATGCCGCGCCGGATATTTTTCAAGGCGGGCGTGGGTCTCGTGGGGGCGTGTTACGCGGGTGCGATAGCGTATCCCGTATACCGTTACCTTTCGACGCCGGCGCGTCAATCGGCGGCGCTCGCCGCAATCAAGGAGATTTCGCTTCCGCCGGAGAAGTTGCCTGCGGCAGGAACTGCGCTTCAGTTTCTGTTTGGCACGCGTCCGGCTTTGTTGATTCGTCACGAGGACGGAACCATGGTGTGTTTCGACGCCGTATGCACTCATTTGGGGTGTACGGTTCAGTTTCAACCCAAAGAAAAGCATATTCACTGCGCTTGCCATGGCGGCATTTACGACATGAACACGGGGAAGAACGTCTCCGGGCCGCCGCCCAAGCCACTCAAACAATACAAGGTGGAGGTTGCCGCCGATGGGCAAATCGTCATCTCTCGAGCGTAG